One window of the Salvia splendens isolate huo1 chromosome 1, SspV2, whole genome shotgun sequence genome contains the following:
- the LOC121745943 gene encoding zinc finger CCCH domain-containing protein 53-like — MDAYEATKIVFQRIQNLDPQNASKIMGFLLIQDHGEKEMIRLAFGPESLIQTVIIQAKKDLNLNTPSTPSSPSPSSPFTNPLSLSRQNSTSRMIGGVNLPSPLSITNHSSSWTNSSNFSDDLISPTTYNGSSPPSTMNSAAAPFYVGAEVDLIDELHLQDQLSFFNDAPPHRRSCSVSDICLQTDDLGGGFGWKPCLFYARGFCKNGTSCRFLHGEGEMMEPLNFPFSPNRCINFQQPDSPRSLVMGDGMHKFGRGRGEFAMNPGSRQIYLTFPADSTFKEEDVSIYFSNFGPVQDVRIPYQQKRMFGFVTFDFPETVKLILAKGNPHFVCDARVLVKPYKEKGKIPDKHRKQQQQMERGEFPGCNSPESRDPYDLHLGARMLYNTQDLLWRRKLEEQADLQQAIELQNRRLMGLQLLDVKRNSHHRTLSSGAVISSPMTFSPTFFSRTSPEVKEENGSIGSYAAASNREAHLATNANANAKEESEPSIGNNNSPKQSEYLQESLEHNLPESPFASPKAGGDMATAFSNHKMEAEKVSAPSTNNDLITSPSLFPASASLDIAPFKSCYFQVPRFASGHETVGM; from the exons ATGGATGCATACGAAGCAACAAAGATTGTTTTCCAAAGGATCCAAAATTTGGACCCTCAAAACGCTTCCAAAATCATGGGGTTTCTCCTGATCCAAGATCATGGTGAGAAAGAGATGATCCGCCTCGCCTTTGGCCCAGAATCCCTTATCCAAACTGTAATCATCCAAGCCAAGAAAGACCTCAATTTGAACACACCTTCAACTCCTTCAAGTCCATCTCCATCCTCACCCTTCACCAacccactttctctctctagacaAAACTCCACCTCAAGAATGATTGGCGGCGTAAACCTCCCCTCCCCTCTCAGTATCACTAACCACTCCTCTTCTTGGACTAACTCCAGCAACTTCTCCGACGACTTGATCAGTCCTACCACCTACAATGGCAGCTCGCCGCCGTCGACGATGAACTCCGCCGCAGCGCCATTTTACGTCGGAGCTGAGGTTGACTTGATTGACGAGCTCCATCTCCAAGATCAGCTCTCCTTCTTCAACGACGCCCCGCCCCACCGCCGGAGCTGCTCCGTCAGCGATATCTGCTTGCAGACGGATGATTTGGGCGGGGGATTTGGGTGGAAGCCTTGCTTGTTCTACGCTAGAGGCTTTTGCAAGAACGGGACGAGCTGCCGCTTCCTCCACGGCGAGGGGGAGATGATGGAGCCCCTCAATTTCCCTTTCTCACCTAACCGCTGCATCAATTTTCAGCAACCTGATAGTCCACG ATCTCTGGTGATGGGTGATGGGATGCACAAATTCGGGCGGGGGCGGGGCGAGTTTGCGATGAATCCGGGGTCGAGGCAGATTTACTTGACCTTCCCTGCTGATAGCACGTTCAAGGAGGAGGATGTGTCCATTTATTTTAG TAATTTCGGGCCGGTTCAAGATGTAAGGATCCCTTATCAGCAGAAGAGGATGTTTGGTTTCGTCACATTCGACTTCCCGGAGACTGTGAAGCTCATTCTCGCAAAGGGCAATCCTCATTTCGTCTGCGATGCCAGGGTGCTGGTCAAGCCCTACAAAGAAAAGGGAAAGATCCCGGACAAGCATAG GAAACAACAGCAACAGATGGAAAGAGGGGAATTCCCCGGCTGCAACAGCCCTGAGTCAAGAGATCCTTACGATCTTCACCTTG GGGCAAGAATGCTGTACAACACTCAGGATTTGTTGTGGAGGAGGAAATTGGAGGAGCAAGCTGATCTGCAGCAAGCGATTGAGCTGCAGAACAGGCGGCTCATGGGTCTTCAGCTTCTCGATGTCAAGAGAAATAGCCACCACCGCACGCTCTCTAGTGGCGCTGTTATATCCTCTCCCATGACCTTCTCCCCGACGTTCTTCAGTCGCACCAGCCCTGAAGTCAAAGAAG AAAATGGCTCGATTGGATCCTATGCTGCTGCTTCCAATCGTGAGGCGCATTTGGCTACAAATGCGAATGCAAATGCAAAGGAGGAAAGTGAGCCAAGCATTGGCAACAATAACTCCCCCAAACAAAGTGAATATTTACAAGAAAG CTTGGAGCACAACCTTCCCGAAAGCCCCTTTGCTTCCCCGAAGGCGGGTGGAGACATGGCCACAGCCTTCTCCAACCACAAGATGGAAGCGGAAAAGGTCTCCGCGCCATCCACTAACAATGATTTGATCACCAGCCCGTCGTTGTTCCCTGCCTCCGCTTCATTAGACATAGCTCCTTTTAAATCATGTTACTTCCAAGTTCCTAG GTTTGCCTCAGGTCACGAGACTGTTGGAATGTAG